One Methanobrevibacter sp. V74 DNA window includes the following coding sequences:
- a CDS encoding UPF0146 family protein, which produces MWNDFEEYILNEVGDNNIKIAEVAVGRFDKIANKLAMNENITLIKTDIHPKDKSIIRDDIANPNLDLYKGVEVIYSIRPPSELQPHLVNLALKINAQLIIKPLTNEDLNTGKIKMKLKNYKRASFYTLR; this is translated from the coding sequence ATGTGGAATGATTTTGAAGAGTATATTCTAAACGAAGTTGGAGACAACAATATTAAAATTGCAGAAGTTGCTGTTGGCAGATTCGATAAAATTGCAAACAAATTAGCTATGAACGAGAACATAACTCTAATAAAAACAGATATCCACCCCAAGGATAAAAGTATTATAAGAGACGATATTGCAAATCCGAATCTAGATTTATATAAAGGTGTAGAGGTTATTTACTCAATCAGACCCCCAAGCGAACTTCAACCACATTTAGTGAACCTGGCTTTAAAAATCAACGCACAATTAATCATTAAGCCTTTAACTAACGAAGATTTAAATACTGGTAAAATTAAAATGAAATTAAAAAATTACAAGAGAGCTAGCTTTTATACTTTAAGGTGA
- a CDS encoding tetratricopeptide repeat protein — protein MFKKNSFEKILKKAEKELQNERYGESKNTYLECLALEPDNVCVLNNLAQIYSILGDNEKSKNYNEILLEECNKQLKHTQDETILMLKTNALISLKRTLELNEAVDALLKINSTNIVGLFQKAHYLEKTNQNQKAIICIDKIIKQQPHNISALLFKGRNLVELEEFKLAENVYNIVFKIDPKNENAANLKSQLLKKKNNVNITPHDFMYKALKHWQMNDFEISASYFKKAIDLNQNYDEIWFAQGELFIRIGRIGDAIQSFKKAFEINPDSGGIEKHDAFFKLLERMKKINILFGFEK, from the coding sequence ATGTTTAAAAAAAATTCATTTGAAAAAATACTTAAAAAAGCTGAAAAGGAATTGCAAAATGAGAGATATGGTGAATCTAAAAATACATATCTAGAATGTCTTGCACTGGAACCTGACAATGTTTGCGTTTTAAATAATTTAGCTCAAATCTATAGTATTCTTGGAGATAATGAAAAATCAAAGAATTATAATGAAATTCTTTTAGAAGAATGTAATAAACAATTGAAACATACCCAAGATGAAACTATTTTAATGCTTAAAACCAATGCATTAATTTCTCTTAAAAGAACTCTGGAGTTAAATGAAGCTGTTGACGCATTATTAAAGATAAATTCAACCAATATTGTAGGATTATTTCAAAAAGCCCATTACTTAGAAAAGACTAATCAAAATCAAAAAGCGATTATATGTATTGATAAAATCATTAAACAACAACCCCATAATATTTCAGCATTGCTTTTCAAAGGGAGGAATTTAGTTGAATTAGAAGAGTTTAAACTGGCTGAAAATGTTTATAATATTGTCTTTAAAATTGATCCGAAAAATGAAAATGCTGCAAATTTAAAATCACAACTTCTCAAAAAGAAAAATAATGTTAATATAACACCACATGATTTTATGTATAAAGCTCTTAAACATTGGCAAATGAATGATTTTGAAATTTCTGCGAGTTATTTTAAAAAAGCAATAGATTTAAATCAAAATTATGATGAAATTTGGTTTGCGCAAGGTGAATTATTTATTAGAATTGGTAGAATTGGAGATGCAATACAATCTTTTAAAAAAGCATTTGAAATTAATCCAGATAGTGGCGGCATTGAAAAACACGATGCGTTTTTTAAACTGCTTGAACGCATGAAAAAAATTAATATCCTATTTGGTTTTGAAAAATAA
- the gdhA gene encoding NADP-specific glutamate dehydrogenase: MSYVDEVIENIIAQNPSEPEFHQAVREVMESLRVVIEENEEEYRKNALLERLTNPERQFKFRVPWVDDEGQVNVNTGYRVQFNSAIGPYKGGLRFHPSVNIGIIKFLGFEQIFKNSLTGLPIGGGKGGSDFNPKGKSDREIMAFCQSFMTELCKYIGADTDVPAGDIGVGGREIGFLFGQYKRIKGLYEGVLTGKGLTFGGSLARTEATGYGLLYFTNAMLKANDIDIKDKIIAVSGAGNVAIYAIQKAQQLGGKPVTCSDSTGWIYDPEGIDVALLKEIKEVKRERLTAYAEARESAEYHEGKDVWTIDCDIALPCATQNELQLEDAKALVANGVLAVAEGANMPTTIEATEYLQENDVLFAPGKASNAGGVATSALEMSQNSQRLSWTFEEVDAKLQGIMEDIFANVAAAATEYGMDKNYVAGANIAGFKKVVEAMNAQGIV, translated from the coding sequence TTGTCATATGTAGATGAAGTAATTGAAAATATAATAGCACAAAACCCTTCAGAACCTGAATTCCATCAGGCTGTACGTGAAGTAATGGAATCTCTAAGGGTTGTAATTGAAGAAAATGAAGAAGAATACAGAAAAAATGCGCTCCTTGAAAGATTAACTAACCCTGAAAGACAATTTAAATTTCGTGTCCCATGGGTTGATGATGAAGGGCAAGTAAATGTAAATACAGGATACCGTGTACAATTCAACTCAGCTATTGGACCTTACAAAGGAGGATTACGTTTCCATCCTTCTGTAAATATAGGTATTATTAAATTCTTAGGATTTGAACAAATCTTCAAAAACTCTTTAACCGGACTTCCAATTGGCGGGGGTAAAGGAGGGTCTGACTTCAATCCCAAAGGAAAATCCGATAGGGAAATCATGGCATTTTGTCAAAGTTTCATGACTGAATTATGCAAATATATTGGTGCAGACACTGATGTTCCAGCAGGGGATATTGGAGTAGGTGGTCGAGAAATTGGTTTCTTGTTTGGACAATACAAAAGAATTAAAGGTTTATACGAAGGAGTATTAACTGGTAAAGGATTGACTTTCGGAGGATCTCTTGCAAGAACTGAAGCGACTGGATATGGGTTATTATACTTTACTAATGCAATGTTAAAAGCCAATGATATCGATATTAAAGATAAAATTATTGCAGTATCCGGTGCAGGTAATGTGGCAATCTATGCTATTCAAAAAGCACAACAATTAGGTGGTAAACCTGTAACTTGTTCTGATTCTACTGGTTGGATCTACGATCCGGAAGGAATTGATGTAGCATTGCTTAAGGAAATAAAAGAAGTAAAACGTGAAAGATTAACAGCTTATGCTGAAGCAAGGGAAAGTGCAGAATACCATGAAGGTAAAGATGTTTGGACTATTGATTGTGACATTGCCCTTCCATGTGCAACTCAAAATGAATTACAATTAGAAGATGCAAAAGCATTAGTTGCAAACGGTGTTTTGGCTGTTGCAGAAGGAGCGAACATGCCAACTACTATTGAAGCAACTGAATACTTGCAAGAAAACGATGTTTTATTTGCACCGGGCAAAGCTTCCAATGCAGGTGGAGTAGCTACTTCAGCACTTGAAATGTCTCAAAACTCACAAAGATTATCTTGGACCTTTGAAGAAGTGGATGCTAAACTTCAAGGCATCATGGAAGATATCTTTGCAAATGTTGCTGCAGCTGCTACTGAATATGGAATGGATAAAAATTACGTGGCAGGAGCAAATATTGCAGGATTTAAAAAAGTAGTTGAAGCAATGAATGCACAAGGAATTGTATGA
- the mtrH gene encoding tetrahydromethanopterin S-methyltransferase subunit H, which yields MFKFDKEQEVFDFAGVKMGGQPGEYPTVLAGTIFYGGHNIINDELIGDFDKARAEQLVNEMASISDVTGNPYIVQVFGQTVEALPKYIEYIGEICDAPFLIDSTSGDARVAGAQYADEVGLTERAIYNSINMAADKSELDALAETNISASIILGFNPMNATVEGKMNMWENGDDGAYEKGLLEVAADCGIDKFMMDTAVTPLGQGAGIAARTSFAEKAKWGYPVGSGIHNVPSAWDWLRDYKKEGNKTAFTVCDIGANIVQVMCAGDFVLFGPIENAKIAFPAVAQTDMFISEASKPLGTEPVENHPMNKLL from the coding sequence ATGTTTAAATTTGATAAAGAACAAGAAGTTTTTGACTTTGCCGGAGTCAAAATGGGTGGACAACCTGGGGAATATCCTACTGTTTTAGCAGGAACCATTTTCTATGGTGGACACAACATTATTAATGATGAATTGATTGGTGATTTCGATAAAGCTAGAGCTGAACAATTAGTTAATGAAATGGCATCTATTTCAGATGTAACCGGTAATCCATATATTGTACAAGTTTTCGGACAAACTGTCGAAGCACTTCCAAAATATATTGAATACATTGGTGAAATTTGTGACGCTCCTTTCCTTATAGATTCTACCTCTGGTGATGCTAGAGTTGCTGGTGCACAGTACGCTGATGAAGTAGGCTTAACCGAACGTGCAATCTATAACTCAATTAACATGGCAGCAGATAAATCTGAATTAGATGCACTTGCCGAAACAAACATTTCCGCTTCCATCATATTAGGATTCAACCCAATGAATGCAACCGTTGAAGGTAAAATGAATATGTGGGAAAACGGAGATGATGGTGCTTATGAAAAAGGTTTACTTGAAGTAGCTGCTGATTGTGGTATTGATAAATTTATGATGGATACTGCTGTGACTCCTTTAGGTCAGGGAGCAGGTATTGCTGCTAGAACTTCTTTTGCTGAAAAAGCAAAATGGGGTTATCCTGTTGGATCTGGTATTCACAACGTTCCATCTGCATGGGATTGGTTAAGAGACTATAAAAAAGAAGGAAATAAAACTGCATTTACTGTTTGTGATATTGGTGCAAACATTGTTCAAGTTATGTGTGCAGGAGACTTTGTTCTCTTTGGACCTATTGAAAATGCTAAAATCGCATTCCCTGCAGTTGCTCAAACAGACATGTTCATTTCAGAGGCTTCAAAACCTTTAGGAACTGAGCCTGTTGAAAATCACCCTATGAATAAATTATTATAA
- a CDS encoding GNAT family N-acetyltransferase — translation MIIRKFNPNDLKRVFEIENMSFDQSYGINMFQQLHEMGVGFLVAEHEGYVIGYVIFWIKYEKQGHIISIAVDKNHRRLKAGTQLLVKAISILSLLNLDTIYLEVNENNTGAVEFYKTFNFKVERVVPGYYDNGDGAIVMYLPLN, via the coding sequence ATGATTATAAGGAAATTTAATCCAAATGATTTAAAGAGAGTTTTTGAAATAGAAAACATGTCTTTTGACCAATCTTATGGTATAAACATGTTTCAACAGTTACATGAAATGGGTGTTGGATTTTTGGTAGCTGAACATGAGGGTTATGTAATTGGATATGTGATTTTTTGGATTAAATATGAAAAGCAAGGCCATATTATTTCCATTGCTGTTGATAAAAATCATCGTCGCCTAAAAGCAGGAACTCAACTTCTTGTAAAAGCCATTTCTATACTTTCACTTCTAAATCTAGACACGATTTATTTGGAAGTAAATGAAAATAACACCGGTGCAGTTGAATTTTATAAAACATTTAACTTTAAAGTTGAAAGGGTGGTTCCGGGGTATTACGATAATGGTGACGGAGCTATTGTAATGTACTTGCCTTTAAATTGA
- a CDS encoding MFS transporter yields MEIKFETIVMFISFITSFFAIFLSNGIIIGVPAIAQDFVMNNVVQNWIPTIFFLVVAVFTVPAGQISGKFGVKKSLLAGIIVYLIGSIGGCLSFSTESFLLFKIVQGIGVSFLNVSSMAMVVQAVKPQNRGKALGVTVTGVYLATSLSPVIGGFLVHNLGWRSLFYFVIPFLVLCMILMAVKIPQEWKTYENQPIDKLGSILWGIGILTFIYGFTSLVNTRGVILTIVGIIILCIFGVYELKQSFPVFNLNLFKNNKFTSSNIAALCSYFAIMVVTTILNYHFQYVRGWDAQMSGLILVITPIIMAVMAPNTGKLSDRIHPQKLAAVGIGIAAVSLGILIFLNEGTPLFVVVLAMILQGIGMGLFSSPNMNAIMSSVPPKYAPTASASQATMRTIGQTMSLGLLTLVFAWVMGNLKLSHEYATMIVQASQTICLICFIACIIAVFASLVGVHSKDEFNTNRNH; encoded by the coding sequence ATGGAAATAAAATTTGAAACAATTGTAATGTTTATATCTTTCATTACATCTTTTTTTGCAATATTTTTATCAAATGGGATAATAATTGGTGTTCCTGCAATTGCACAGGATTTTGTAATGAATAATGTAGTTCAAAATTGGATTCCAACAATATTTTTCCTAGTTGTTGCGGTGTTCACCGTTCCGGCAGGTCAAATTTCAGGAAAATTCGGAGTTAAAAAATCACTTTTAGCAGGTATTATTGTATATTTGATAGGATCTATTGGAGGATGTCTTTCTTTTTCAACAGAATCCTTTTTATTATTTAAAATTGTTCAAGGGATTGGTGTATCATTTTTAAATGTTTCATCAATGGCTATGGTAGTTCAAGCAGTTAAACCACAAAATCGTGGTAAAGCTTTAGGTGTTACTGTAACTGGTGTTTATCTTGCAACCTCACTATCGCCGGTAATCGGAGGATTTTTAGTTCACAATCTAGGTTGGAGATCGCTATTTTATTTTGTAATTCCATTTTTAGTTTTATGTATGATACTGATGGCGGTAAAAATCCCACAAGAATGGAAAACCTATGAAAACCAACCTATTGATAAATTAGGTTCTATTTTATGGGGAATAGGTATTTTAACATTCATTTATGGATTCACCTCTTTAGTAAATACTCGAGGTGTTATTTTAACCATAGTAGGTATAATAATTTTATGCATATTCGGTGTTTATGAGTTAAAACAAAGTTTCCCTGTATTTAATTTGAATTTATTTAAAAATAATAAGTTCACATCATCAAATATTGCGGCATTATGTAGTTATTTCGCCATAATGGTTGTAACAACTATTTTAAATTACCATTTTCAGTATGTGCGGGGTTGGGATGCCCAAATGTCTGGTTTAATATTAGTTATTACGCCAATTATAATGGCAGTAATGGCTCCGAATACTGGTAAGTTATCTGATAGAATTCATCCACAGAAATTAGCAGCAGTTGGAATTGGAATTGCAGCAGTATCATTAGGAATATTAATATTTCTCAATGAAGGCACTCCATTATTCGTCGTTGTTTTAGCCATGATTTTACAAGGTATTGGAATGGGTTTATTCTCAAGTCCTAATATGAATGCGATTATGAGTTCTGTTCCACCAAAATATGCTCCAACAGCATCTGCTTCACAAGCAACAATGAGGACAATTGGTCAGACAATGAGTTTGGGTCTTTTAACATTGGTATTTGCTTGGGTTATGGGCAATTTAAAATTATCCCATGAATATGCAACTATGATTGTTCAGGCATCTCAAACAATTTGTTTGATTTGTTTTATTGCATGTATAATTGCGGTTTTCGCTTCTCTTGTTGGAGTACATTCAAAAGATGAATTTAACACAAATAGGAATCATTAA
- a CDS encoding MarR family transcriptional regulator: MNEEIFDNVPFIALIHNISKNQLKYLNSKLGDLGIDHDIRFILFIHDNPDCSQDDLASLLAQSKGNIAKVLKKLEDKGYIEREINPENRRKYMLKTTSKANEIVPKVRQISKDWEMKVGLTEADENLKRRIKEISINSMNIIGK, from the coding sequence ATGAATGAAGAAATTTTTGATAATGTTCCATTTATAGCATTGATTCATAATATCTCTAAAAATCAATTAAAATACTTAAATTCAAAATTAGGTGATTTAGGTATAGATCATGACATTCGATTCATACTGTTTATTCATGATAATCCTGATTGTTCACAAGACGATTTAGCTAGTTTATTGGCTCAAAGTAAGGGAAATATTGCTAAAGTTTTAAAAAAACTTGAAGATAAAGGGTATATTGAACGTGAAATTAATCCTGAAAATCGTCGAAAATATATGTTAAAAACCACATCTAAAGCTAATGAAATAGTTCCTAAAGTAAGACAAATATCAAAAGATTGGGAAATGAAAGTAGGATTAACTGAAGCCGATGAAAATTTAAAAAGAAGAATTAAAGAAATTTCAATTAATTCTATGAATATTATTGGGAAGTAA
- a CDS encoding GNAT family N-acetyltransferase, producing MEKLTLKIAERQESGLILEYIKKLADYEKRSDEVIATSQDIEKWVFDENQAEVIFALLDGEPIGFALYFLSFSTYTGNVNMHLEDLFIEPEHRNKGYGKALLKELGKIVLNRGYGRFEWTCLSWNKPSIDFYLSIGAEMKDWELFHFKGEALEKFVNE from the coding sequence ATGGAAAAATTAACTTTGAAGATAGCTGAAAGACAAGAATCAGGTTTAATTTTAGAATACATTAAAAAACTTGCTGATTATGAAAAAAGATCAGATGAAGTTATTGCAACATCCCAAGACATTGAAAAATGGGTCTTTGATGAAAATCAGGCGGAAGTAATATTTGCTCTTCTAGATGGCGAACCAATAGGTTTTGCACTATACTTCTTAAGTTTTTCAACATATACTGGAAATGTAAATATGCATCTTGAAGACCTATTTATTGAACCTGAACACAGAAACAAAGGTTACGGGAAAGCACTTCTAAAAGAACTTGGAAAAATAGTACTTAATAGAGGTTATGGACGCTTTGAATGGACTTGTCTTTCTTGGAATAAACCAAGTATTGATTTTTACTTGTCAATTGGAGCTGAAATGAAAGATTGGGAGTTATTCCATTTTAAAGGTGAAGCTTTAGAAAAATTTGTGAATGAATAA
- the prf1 gene encoding peptide chain release factor aRF-1: MAKVSSKELYEFKKTLKELANKRGRGTELVSVYIPPTKQLSDVGKHMRDEMGQSANIKSKQTRKNVQSAIAVILESIKLYKQPPENGLVLFVGMIPKGGPGTEKMEKYVLEPLEPITTYWYKCNNEFFLEPLEYMIEEHDVYGVAVIDRNEATYGTLKGKKENILGHLTSGVPGKHKAGGQSQRRFDRVIEDLAHQFLKRIGEHMNESYLPLKDDLKGIIIGGPGFTKKDFYDGDYLQYELKNKVISIVDTSYTGEEGIREVIAKSADDLENLDVMHEKKLVQRFIKELIKEKGLASYGEKEVRNNLIMGAVDVLLLSEDLNSMRKKFTCSGCGYEKDITVKTQAEADNLKEKCPNCNETLKEVSSIDLADEFVERAEEVNTDVEFISTETEEGMQLLRAFGGIAAVLRYYVEY, from the coding sequence ATGGCTAAAGTATCATCAAAAGAATTATATGAATTTAAAAAAACCTTAAAAGAATTAGCAAATAAAAGAGGTAGAGGTACAGAGCTTGTTTCCGTTTATATTCCACCAACTAAACAATTAAGTGATGTTGGTAAGCACATGAGAGACGAAATGGGTCAGAGTGCTAACATTAAAAGTAAACAAACAAGAAAAAATGTACAGTCTGCGATTGCAGTAATTTTAGAGAGTATTAAATTATATAAACAACCGCCGGAAAATGGTTTGGTTTTATTTGTGGGTATGATTCCCAAAGGAGGTCCGGGTACTGAAAAAATGGAAAAATATGTTTTGGAACCGCTGGAACCAATCACAACTTACTGGTATAAATGTAATAATGAATTTTTCTTAGAACCATTGGAGTACATGATTGAAGAGCATGATGTTTATGGTGTGGCGGTTATTGATAGAAATGAAGCTACTTATGGTACTTTAAAAGGTAAAAAGGAAAATATTCTTGGTCATTTAACTAGTGGTGTTCCTGGAAAACACAAAGCCGGAGGACAATCTCAAAGGAGATTTGACCGTGTAATTGAAGATCTTGCTCATCAATTCTTAAAACGTATTGGTGAACATATGAATGAATCATATTTACCACTTAAAGACGATTTGAAAGGAATTATTATTGGCGGGCCGGGATTTACTAAAAAAGATTTCTATGATGGGGATTATCTTCAATATGAACTTAAAAATAAAGTTATAAGTATAGTTGATACTTCTTACACTGGTGAAGAAGGTATTCGCGAGGTCATTGCCAAGTCTGCTGATGATTTGGAAAACCTTGATGTAATGCATGAAAAGAAACTTGTTCAAAGGTTTATTAAGGAATTGATCAAAGAAAAAGGACTTGCTTCTTATGGGGAAAAGGAAGTTAGAAATAACTTAATCATGGGGGCTGTGGATGTTTTACTTTTATCTGAAGATTTAAATAGTATGCGTAAAAAATTTACTTGTTCTGGTTGCGGATATGAGAAGGACATTACTGTTAAAACACAAGCTGAAGCAGATAATCTTAAAGAAAAATGCCCTAATTGTAATGAAACTTTAAAAGAAGTTTCTTCAATTGATTTAGCTGATGAATTTGTTGAAAGGGCTGAAGAAGTAAATACTGATGTAGAATTTATTTCCACTGAAACTGAAGAGGGTATGCAACTTTTAAGAGCATTTGGTGGAATTGCAGCAGTGCTTAGATATTACGTTGAATATTAG
- a CDS encoding PaaI family thioesterase — MVNYDSVESAREFFYQDKFAVNTEIRLDDLTEDEAFCSLELSDEHRNAYGGVMGGVIFTLADFAFAILSNQIHQLTVAQQVSINYLSAPKGDKLFAKATCRKSGRTSSIIIVNISDDLGRDVAQFVGTGFKL; from the coding sequence ATGGTTAATTATGATTCAGTCGAAAGTGCAAGAGAATTTTTCTATCAAGACAAATTTGCAGTAAATACTGAAATAAGATTAGATGATTTAACTGAAGATGAAGCATTTTGTAGTTTGGAATTAAGTGATGAACATAGAAATGCTTATGGTGGAGTAATGGGTGGAGTAATATTTACATTGGCCGATTTCGCTTTTGCAATTCTCTCAAATCAAATACACCAATTAACAGTTGCTCAACAAGTAAGTATTAATTATTTATCTGCTCCAAAAGGGGATAAACTCTTTGCCAAGGCAACTTGCCGTAAAAGTGGCCGAACATCATCAATTATAATTGTTAACATATCTGATGATTTGGGCAGGGACGTTGCACAGTTTGTCGGAACTGGTTTTAAGTTATAA
- the dusB gene encoding tRNA dihydrouridine synthase DusB has translation MKWKIGNVKIDNQVVLAPMAGICDSAFRRIAKSMGCGLISTEMVSDKAIVYENTRTKEMLYMTKFERPIAQQIFGAEVESFEIASKYICENMNPDIIDINMGCPVPKVAIRSQAGSALLKNPQKIGEIVEAVVKSIDVPVTCKIRSGWDNSSINALEVAGIIEDAGASAITVHPRTRQQRYSENANWSIIKQVKEALSIPVIGNGDIRTCYDAQKMIDETGCDAIMVGRGALGNPWLIRQCIEYLDKGIEPENITIDEKLDMIRKHAELISEIMPEKVAMHKMRTHNAYYLKNQWRNSEIKPKIFKINTKEELFDLLNEYIELIS, from the coding sequence ATGAAATGGAAAATTGGAAATGTTAAAATCGACAACCAAGTTGTTCTAGCACCTATGGCAGGAATATGTGATTCAGCATTTAGAAGAATAGCTAAATCAATGGGCTGCGGACTGATATCAACAGAAATGGTGTCTGATAAGGCAATAGTGTATGAAAACACAAGAACCAAAGAAATGTTATACATGACCAAATTCGAAAGACCAATTGCACAGCAGATATTTGGTGCTGAAGTAGAATCATTTGAAATTGCATCTAAATATATCTGTGAGAATATGAACCCAGACATTATTGACATTAATATGGGCTGTCCAGTTCCTAAAGTAGCCATACGTTCACAGGCAGGAAGTGCACTTTTAAAAAATCCTCAGAAAATAGGTGAAATTGTTGAAGCAGTAGTTAAAAGCATTGATGTTCCAGTCACTTGTAAAATCAGAAGTGGATGGGACAATAGCTCCATTAATGCCCTTGAAGTAGCTGGGATTATTGAAGATGCAGGAGCATCAGCAATTACGGTCCATCCAAGAACCCGTCAGCAAAGATATAGTGAAAATGCCAATTGGTCCATTATAAAACAGGTGAAAGAAGCATTGTCAATTCCAGTTATTGGTAATGGAGATATCAGAACATGTTATGATGCTCAAAAAATGATAGATGAAACTGGTTGTGATGCAATAATGGTTGGAAGAGGAGCATTAGGCAATCCCTGGCTTATTCGCCAATGCATTGAGTATTTAGACAAAGGAATTGAACCTGAAAACATCACAATTGATGAAAAGCTTGACATGATAAGAAAACATGCTGAGTTGATTAGTGAAATTATGCCTGAAAAAGTAGCCATGCATAAAATGAGAACCCATAATGCATATTATCTTAAAAATCAATGGAGAAACTCTGAGATAAAACCTAAAATATTTAAAATAAATACAAAAGAAGAGTTATTTGATTTGCTCAATGAATACATTGAGTTAATCAGTTAA
- a CDS encoding zinc ribbon domain-containing protein → MIRRCPQCGTATDDMYGFCIKCGHEFPKIESDADRCPLCGYNNPEEADYCVKCGTPLVFKQKFPGDPDSNLNPIVIKKEISDNAQNYRKPKTSKWLIIFGYIFSILGGLLGLIIAIYLSTRKDPVAKKHGHIQLSIFLFYLLVIIILIATRQIPSDILTQYKQLLAGNFTSI, encoded by the coding sequence ATGATAAGAAGATGCCCACAGTGTGGTACGGCAACAGATGATATGTATGGTTTTTGTATAAAATGCGGTCATGAATTTCCAAAAATTGAATCTGATGCAGACAGATGCCCATTATGTGGATATAATAATCCTGAAGAAGCAGATTATTGTGTTAAATGTGGAACTCCATTAGTTTTTAAACAAAAATTTCCAGGTGACCCCGATAGCAATTTGAATCCAATTGTTATTAAAAAAGAAATTTCAGATAATGCTCAAAATTATAGGAAACCAAAAACAAGCAAATGGTTAATAATTTTTGGATATATCTTCTCTATTCTTGGAGGACTCCTAGGTTTAATTATTGCAATTTATTTATCTACAAGAAAAGATCCTGTAGCTAAAAAACATGGACATATTCAATTATCAATATTCCTATTCTATTTACTGGTAATCATCATATTGATTGCAACCAGACAAATTCCATCTGACATACTAACCCAATATAAACAATTACTTGCAGGAAATTTTACATCAATTTAA